One window of Botrimarina mediterranea genomic DNA carries:
- a CDS encoding M23 family metallopeptidase codes for MQLRSIKQLKFAYPFATLVTLLAAGTQGAGAQTQLVWPMGGTPFHDWVIGNYVDIDTRPIARGDYRGGKLTYDGHDALDIGLAHFRAMEEGVDVYAAKSGTITSANDGAYDRWSAMNPAPPGEAGNLVVIDHGNGLTTLYGHLKKDSVAVNVGDIVAAGQVIGQVGSSGQSTGPHLHFTVRQNGKAVETFESPDEWWDNPLPYTGDVAGVLDSGVASEWPTQAEIEYGVVHEAFLASDGSTGRLAVMWNYVHGVSEGSQVNVVFRRPDGGIHANYAWIQDRTLGVGYWQHGTVISGSQVGTWNAELRVNGIVISNKQFLLAPAIPEPVSITLVGTISILFSCLASGRFRRLNDRRSCF; via the coding sequence ATGCAACTCCGGAGCATCAAGCAGCTTAAGTTTGCCTACCCCTTCGCCACGTTGGTTACGCTTCTAGCGGCAGGGACACAAGGTGCAGGTGCGCAGACGCAACTGGTGTGGCCTATGGGAGGAACTCCCTTCCACGACTGGGTCATTGGCAACTACGTCGATATCGATACTCGTCCTATAGCCCGAGGTGACTACCGCGGCGGTAAGCTTACCTACGACGGGCACGACGCCTTGGACATCGGGCTTGCCCACTTTCGTGCGATGGAAGAAGGGGTCGATGTCTATGCGGCCAAGTCGGGGACCATCACCTCTGCAAACGACGGGGCTTATGACCGCTGGTCAGCCATGAACCCAGCCCCCCCCGGCGAGGCCGGAAATCTGGTTGTCATCGATCACGGGAACGGTCTGACGACTCTCTACGGCCACCTGAAGAAGGATTCCGTAGCAGTAAACGTGGGCGACATCGTTGCCGCGGGGCAGGTGATCGGTCAGGTGGGCAGCTCTGGGCAGTCGACAGGCCCACATTTGCACTTTACCGTGCGACAAAACGGCAAGGCGGTTGAGACGTTTGAATCGCCGGACGAATGGTGGGACAACCCGCTCCCCTACACTGGCGATGTCGCCGGCGTCCTCGATTCGGGTGTGGCGAGTGAGTGGCCGACCCAAGCGGAAATCGAATACGGCGTCGTTCACGAAGCGTTTCTGGCGTCAGATGGATCAACGGGGCGACTTGCCGTTATGTGGAACTACGTCCACGGCGTCTCGGAGGGATCCCAGGTCAATGTGGTCTTCCGGCGCCCCGACGGCGGCATCCACGCCAACTACGCCTGGATCCAGGATCGCACCCTCGGTGTCGGCTACTGGCAGCACGGCACGGTGATATCCGGATCGCAAGTAGGGACGTGGAACGCCGAGTTACGCGTTAACGGGATAGTGATATCGAACAAGCAGTTCTTACTGGCTCCGGCCATCCCAGAGCCAGTATCGATCACCCTGGTCGGAACGATATCAATTTTGTTTTCGTGTTTGGCATCTGGTCGATTTCGACGTCTGAATGATAGGCGTAGCTGTTTTTAG